A single genomic interval of Adhaeribacter pallidiroseus harbors:
- a CDS encoding helix-turn-helix domain-containing protein — protein MAPTETLIEFYQHKIHDLPANLPKETGHFNVFRMEDCPVNTPVTYNRRDFFKITLLRGHFIYHYADKSIELSGANLLFFNPKVPYTWEMVAGTATGYFCIFTEAFFTEKIRGSLHDLPMFALGGKTAYSLTESQDQEVSQFFEKMLAEINSDYLFKYDLLRNYVTELTHFALKTQPSETLYEQTDANARLTAVFHELLERQFPIETPAQRFRMRSAKNFADQLAVHVNHLNRAIRKATGKTTTELISDRLVSEAKALLKHTDWNVSEISYSLGFEEPAHFSHFFKKHTSFPPSYFRRV, from the coding sequence ATGGCTCCTACCGAAACTTTAATTGAATTTTATCAACACAAAATACACGATTTACCCGCCAACTTACCGAAAGAAACCGGGCATTTTAATGTATTCCGGATGGAGGATTGTCCGGTAAATACCCCGGTAACGTACAACCGACGCGATTTTTTTAAAATTACGCTCTTGCGCGGACATTTTATTTATCATTATGCCGATAAAAGTATTGAGCTTTCGGGCGCCAATCTGCTTTTTTTTAACCCAAAAGTGCCTTACACCTGGGAAATGGTAGCGGGTACGGCAACGGGTTATTTTTGCATTTTTACGGAAGCTTTTTTCACCGAAAAAATACGCGGCAGCCTGCACGACTTACCCATGTTTGCTTTAGGCGGCAAAACGGCTTATTCTTTAACCGAAAGCCAGGACCAGGAAGTAAGCCAATTTTTCGAGAAGATGCTCGCGGAAATCAACTCCGATTATTTATTTAAATATGATTTATTACGCAACTACGTAACCGAACTTACCCACTTTGCGCTTAAAACGCAGCCTTCCGAAACGCTGTACGAACAGACTGATGCCAATGCCCGGCTCACGGCGGTGTTCCACGAGTTGCTGGAAAGGCAGTTCCCCATTGAAACCCCGGCGCAACGTTTTCGCATGCGATCGGCCAAAAACTTTGCCGACCAGTTAGCCGTGCATGTTAATCATTTAAACCGAGCCATCCGGAAAGCAACCGGTAAAACCACAACCGAGCTTATCTCCGACCGGCTGGTGAGCGAGGCCAAAGCCCTGCTCAAACACACCGACTGGAATGTTTCGGAAATCAGTTACAGCTTAGGTTTTGAAGAACCGGCGCATTTCAGCCATTTTTTTAAAAAACATACTTCCTTCCCGCCTTCTTATTTTCGGCGTGTTTGA
- the map gene encoding type I methionyl aminopeptidase: MSITKEAELTGLKIISEAVATTLKEMREYARPGLTTKQIDAFGGKILQKFGAKSAPALTYNFPGWTCISVNHEIAHGIPSASRVLQEGDLINIDVSAELNGFWADNGGSFVLGQDINQHQPLVEASKQILAKAINSIKGGMRVAELGRLIETESKKAGYKVIKNLTGHGIGRKLHEEPHEIANYYDRFNLTRFRKNAVVAIETFISTSSTYAETQNDGWTLMGNKGGFVAQHEHTIVITDDKPLVLTHMNGI, encoded by the coding sequence ATGTCCATAACCAAAGAAGCCGAACTAACCGGCCTGAAAATAATCAGTGAAGCTGTGGCAACTACTTTAAAAGAAATGCGCGAGTACGCCCGCCCCGGCCTGACCACCAAACAAATAGATGCTTTTGGCGGTAAAATTTTACAAAAATTTGGGGCGAAATCGGCCCCGGCGCTTACATATAATTTCCCCGGTTGGACCTGCATCAGCGTGAATCACGAAATTGCACACGGTATTCCCTCCGCTAGTCGGGTACTACAGGAAGGTGATTTAATAAACATTGATGTATCGGCGGAGCTAAACGGTTTTTGGGCCGATAATGGCGGTTCCTTTGTTTTGGGTCAGGATATAAACCAACACCAGCCCTTGGTAGAAGCTTCTAAACAAATACTGGCAAAAGCTATTAACTCCATTAAAGGCGGCATGCGGGTAGCCGAATTAGGCCGTTTAATTGAGACGGAATCTAAAAAAGCCGGCTATAAAGTAATTAAAAATTTAACGGGCCATGGTATCGGTCGTAAACTGCACGAAGAACCACACGAAATTGCGAACTACTACGACCGGTTTAACTTAACCCGTTTCCGGAAAAACGCCGTAGTGGCCATCGAAACTTTTATCTCCACCAGCTCTACCTACGCCGAAACGCAAAACGATGGCTGGACATTAATGGGCAACAAAGGTGGTTTTGTGGCGCAGCACGAACATACCATTGTTATAACCGACGATAAACCCTTGGTGCTTACCCACATGAACGGGATTTAA